The sequence TTTCTCTCCATGTGTAAATCTGAGAAATTTCATCGCCTCCGGGGATTGCTGCTTGTGTTATAGTCGGTGGATGTCGATCACTTTGCAGTTTAGGGCTTGAGGTACTTGATATTTTCATTTGATTTGTGGTTTTTCGTTTATTCAGTTAATTTTTTTAGTTCTTCAGGGGCCTAATTGTTTGTGTAATTCATGTTTTTTGGTGATTTGGTTTGGGTAATTCTAGCATATGGAACATCTGAGGATTTAGGAGTTAGTAACTTTTCAGGCTTTTGATGCTTCGTGGCTCCCCGGGACTCTATTCTTATGCCATATTCGAATATTCAAAGGAACATCCTGGTTTCAACCTTAACACCACGCGGATTGCATTCATGCTCAGAAAAGACAAGTATGCATTTCTGATTTATTGAAGAATACGGAGTTTGCTAGTTGGAAAAATACCTTCAGCTATACTTGAAAACCCAATATATCATTTGGAAAATATTCAGTGAAGCTTTTCTTTTGCGATTGGAATGATTCCATGAAATTGTGAATGGAGTTTTCAATCATTCTCTATCTCTAGCTTTGATATGATGAATAGAGATTAACGCAGTTGAGCCATCAAGTTCTTTAAAGCAAAACTGCGGGAAATAAAATGAAACAACTTTGGAAGTTTCAATTATAAGTCTGTTTCCTCACCATCCTTAATTTTACTTATTTGGTAAATTAACTGATCTGTACAGTACTTCATACGGTCAGGTTTCATTACATGGCAGTAGGAGACAGCAGACAAAGATATATGCCTTTGGCAGACAATCGTTTGCCAGGACAAGGTCAAGCGTTGGCTTACCCTGAAGCTGTCCGCCTTGTTGATCCTGTGGAACCAGAATTTAAAGGAGAGGTGCGGTAAAATCACCTTCTTTTCCAAATCAGCAGCTGGATCGCTATTTTGAAgggtaatattttaaatttcgttTAGTTGCCTTCTTTTCAATTTTAGCTCGTTTCAGCGGTGTTTGGAAATGTTCCGGCGAGCCGCCACCCCCGCCGCTCTAATTCCGAAGGAAAAGAACCGGAACACCTTGGAATGTAAGTTTCTAAATTAAATGTGAATAAAGGAGATTTAGTTGTGAGATTTATTTTGGATCGAGCGTTTGGTactcttttttcttttcaaatgtTTTAGAATGATTTGGTTTGATAAAAATGTTCCGATGAAACTCTCTTGCTGGGTTGATTTTATTGTTCAATTTGCTGGTCAATAACTTATGATTTTTATCTCAGAAAATGGTAAAAAATCCCaagagaaatatttaatttcaagGTAAGATTAAGACCATCTCACTTGCTCTACGGATGGCCTCATTGAGGTAGTTCAATTCTTACATTGTAACTAAGTCTCGTTCAAGTACAGATAAGATGTAGAAAGTTGATTCTTTTATCGATTTGCTTTGTCTCTAGCATTTCTTTGGGACATTATGCGATCGATTGGAGAAGTTGACCATGTTGTCTTGATGCTCTGAGCAATTGCTAAATATAAACTGATTTATTTTTGTGCAGTACTAAACTTCTATCTTATTAAATTTGATATACTTTGTGTGGTTTAATAGTTATTGTCATCCGATCTTTTGTCTTAATCAGTCAAAACACTTGGCTGTCTTTATGCACCTAATGGATCTACTCTTTCCTGAACTTTGCCATTGCCAGCGTGTAAGTGTTTTCTTGAAGACTTCTTAATGACATGTCGCTCTTGGGTGATTGAGTTAATATGATTTGTTATCATACAACACTTGTAAGATAACATCCAACAATCCCCTCTACTCTTTTATGCTTTTATCATTTCATATTCATATGTGCTACCAGTTTATGAATTTGGCCCAGAACCTgggttttaaataatttttttacttcTGCTGATTTGATGACCAACTTAATTAATTCTATCCTTGTTCCGTTCGTGGAATAGGTAGGCTAAGGTAGTCTAGAGTTAGCCTTATGGCCCTTATCATTCATGGTCCAGTATTGGTGTGTTATGTAGGAAGCTATTGCTGCTTTTACGTGTCAAGTCACTATGAGTCATGGGTTGAAGCCCCCACTGAACGTGATATCACAATATTATCTTTCCTATATTAGTTTTATGAAACACTGACAATTTGTAAAagcaaaagattttttttagatttatttTTTGGATCAATATTTAAAATGCATATGATTTCAGAGTAAgccatatattatattttctgaAGTGGAAATATCACACTTTGTTTTGCGTCTCATAGTGCCTCCACCATTTCCACCACCTCTATCTAGAAGAAGTTTTAAACATCAAATTATCTTCTTTTGGGAAGAAAAACAAGCTGTTGGTTGTCCTTTATTCTTTTGGTTCTTTGCATCATTTTATGTCTAGGTTAAACACCTTTTATGAGAATTTCATAATTGCTTGTGCAGTAACgaaattttgttttattaagaGTTCTATATTTCTAAACTATATATTGTATGCTAGGTGAAACACCATTGGTGCCCATTGGCACACAAGAAAACGAGATCTACATCACatgatttttctttattatGTATCACATACACATTGTTTTTGTGTCTTAATACAATTCTCAGGGAAATATCTAATTTGATGGCAGTTGGTAGAGCTGGAAAACGGAGAAACTTATAATGGGATTTGGTGAATTGCGATATTTGGTTGAATATCCATCTTCAAGAAATCATATGTACCTCAAAGGTAGTGCATGTGTTTATCTATTTATGCTTTATTAGTTATGTTAGTTATCTATTAAGTTAGACTTCTTGTATATGTAGTTGATGCTGATTTTTTTTGGTGAGATGGTTAAATCGTCaattacattttttttgtttgttgaaTAATTTATAGTTTTGATATACaaaggaaaataaaagaaattgtTGCGGCTTTTACGAGAAATCTCAGGTCATTTATACTGACACGCATTGCACATATCATTATGAATTGATTTTGGTAAATTCTGACACGCATTGCTCATATCATTATACATTCATACTCAATCATTACTCTCCATAATTGTGTCAGGTTGAATGACTTGGCATCAGAATCAACATGTTATATTCTTCGTTGCTATTTTTCCTTGACCAGTGGTAAGAAGATCCTGGAACTGCAAGAGAGACGTTCTTCACTTGGCGATGAGCTACAGAGAAGGTTTTTCTGTACGCGTTGTCATGAAGATTATTCTACATTCAGATAGAAGACCACGCTGTATAGGTGAGATTTTTACCATTGAATCAATACTTTAATGCACATGGAAAAAAATAGCAGACTGTCCTTAGTTTGATTAAAATTAGAGCGTAGAAATTTATTATCGAGTTGAATGTTATTTCTCTTGGATTAGTGTTTGAGTTATACTCGGATTCACAAGTTTATTTACCTATTTTTTATATACATTAATAAATCATTGATTAAGCTAAGATATTAATGGTTGGGCAGAAAACTAACCTGTTATATGATATACATGTTGGATTTCATCTTATGTATGTCTCTATAATTTTCTGCAGCTAACCTGGTTAATAATCATGGCTTTGAGGAGGCTCTCGTATTTTGATACTCTTCAAATGGCGACGTCCTTCTGCCCAAGCAAGAAGATATTACCTCCCCACTTCCTGGCTGGTTCATTGAGTCGCTCAAGGATGTAAGTTCATAGATTCCAAGAATTTCAACGTCCCATTACGAAAAAATGCGGAGATGCAATGGCGGTGTTTACTTTTACGGtataaaaatttattagaaCTCTGCTTCATTTCCCCTCCAAAAAGAAATCACACATTCACAAATTGAATGCAATATACGTGTCCTTGATCTTAACTTTGATTGTTCAGTTCTCTAATTTATGGAAGACAGCAGCAGACGTTACCTTGTTGTTAACATGGGAAGTAAGTTTGTTCTTGAGTTTTCTCAACTAATCTGATTGGACTGGCATTGTCTTACCAGGACTGAGCATAAAATTCCTGGAGTTCTCTTGCATCATATGCATGTTACTATATTTTTGGAGAGACTGTGATGATTTTTTTGTCTTCAATATTTATCATACATTTTCTGCGGGCTTCTTTAATTCCTAGTGTACGGATATAGGACTGCAAATGGATTGCCCTCTATAACTTTGCTGTTGCAGCAGAAGAAAGCGAAGACGTTCATTTCTCTGAGTACCCATGTTTTGTGATATCTGAAAACTCACATGGCATCACAGCTAGAGAAATGTGGCAAGAAATAAAAGAGGTAGGTTTCCATAATTTGAAACATTTGCATGACCATATCGTTTTTGGTTGAATGATGGTTCAATACTATTCTGAATTTATATATGTTATACGTGACATAACTTAGGAGGAATGCTCCATAAAAAGATAGATTAGTTATTTTGTGCATATTATTGATCTTCTTTTACAGTCAGTCGGACTCATTTATGCTGGTTCTGACTTCTAAATGGTCATGGATGGACGGGTGTACTAGTTAGAAGCCTGAGAATATGCTTTCACTGAAGGTAACACAAAAGGACTGCagaaaattttttagaaaataaatttatacaCAAAGGTAAGTTTTGAATGTAACACTTAGAAATTAGAGCCAAAGCATACATCTGTATCTTGATTTTTTCACTTGATACCAACCATCTTTGCTTTCTTGAATTTTATTCTGGTTGCTTATTGAACATTTCTATAAAATTTTCTGTCTTTTCTTGTCTTTGTTAAATATCTTAAAGCTACCTGATACCAGATATTGATATGGATACAACTACATCCATCGAAGAGGTCTTAAGATGCCATATGTGCAAGCATAGACATGTAATTTTATGTGAAGGGCATCACACCAGTTACTGATCTAGTTGTTCTCTTTCGTCTTTCATTGTCTTCATTTTATCATATCATTGACAAAGTTTTACTTATTCTCTTCCATTAGCATGGACCACCTAAAATCTAAAGAAGTATCGGTGCGTTCAGAATCGGGTTCATAGATTGGGGCAAGCCATAACAGCTTCTCTCACTATTACTTGTTTCCTGAAAATCATTCTAATTGACATTGagctatattttttttacatttcagttTGCAGGATCCATCAAGAACTAATATTACAaccaagatcaatttgatgaaGTTAGAAGTGAATGGAGTGAATTCGTCTACTTCTGTGTAGGTGCCTAAATGTGTCATGCACGTTGGGATAATATTTTGTTTTGTCTCTGTGAATACACTAGTTTTGTGGAAATACTTGTGGATACATGCATATTTTCGGGTTATTTTTGGTAGATATACTTGTAAAATTAtggatgtttgtcattttggGATGgatactttatttattttattagtctattttaagtttaaaaaatatatttatattgtgtTATTTTTGTATCTAAATTTTAATGTAGTGAAACATATGTTACTTCACTCAAATTAAATAGTgaagttaaataaataatttacttTGGTAATTTCATTAATAGAAGAAGTAGAAGAATGCATTTTAATACGGTAATATaggaaattaacgaagtaaaagacaTTATTTCACTTTGTATATTATTGAAATTACTGAAGTAATAGACAATATTTAACTTcgaaaatttgattaaaaattgaAGTAAAAGAATACATTTTACTTCGGTTATATacgaaattaacgaagtaataGACAATATTTAACTTTGTCCAAAACTCGAAGTAAAATCAtagtttttacttcggcaaatTCATTAATTGACgcagtataaaaatatatttgacttcgtaacttatgaaattagcgaagtaaaatatatgtttttacttcggcactGGTCCAATTCTGCCTCCAAAAAatgaccaaagacttcggtaatttaagGTATAAGATTTCGGTGATTCAGCGAAGTAAAAAAataccctattacttcacgtgacactacttcggtaattaagtgcctacgacttcggttattaatCGAAGTCTTACgcgatttttctactagtgaTTATATTTGTATGTACAGTATGCATaatacatttatatatatatttgggtcGTGTGGTTATATTAATTTGTAAAATAGTATGTGTGGGtgtgtttttgtgtgtgtgttgtgtactgaatttttttgaagaaaGATGAGAagtgaagaaaatattttatggcttGTGGTAAAGTTACTATTGAGGTTGAGGTTGACGGAGTGTGGATGTAGGCTTCTTGGTCATGATGCCCCTCCCAAGAGGAAGATGGAGTGTGGATGTAGGCCATTGAGTCATGATGCCCCTCCACTTGAGGTTGACGGAGTGTGAATGTAGGCTCTTTGAGTCATGATGCCCCTCCACCCTGGATATCCTTGTATAATGCTTGATCAGGCGACTATAATGAAAGTTGAGGAAAGTTTCTGAGCCACAGGTCGaacgaaaataattatttttatgaggtTGAGTTGAGGTGTATTCATTCGTAATGTGTTTGTTATGTATCGAGTTATATTTCTTTGCGATGTTTTGTCTTATGTTGAGGTAAAGTTCAGGTTGAGGCGTCTTTTTTGCGACGAGTTTGAAAGTTTAAAGGTAAATGTTGAGGATTGTGTGCTTGCATGTGCATGTTTGATGTTTTAAGGGCTTCAAAGTATTAAAGTTGATGTTTAAAGTATAGTTTAAAGTTTATAGAGTTATGTATTTTTACTACATCTGGATATTTCTTGCTGAGCCattaggctcactagactttATCGATGCAGGTAATGATGAGTAGGTGGTGCTGTCTGGCGGGTGCGGTGGTCGTGTGGCGGCGCAAATCATGACCATGCAACTTCCGCAACATGATGTTTTTAAGAAAACAGTTTATGCATTTAATTGGTTGAGGTTTTGAAAAAGtagaagtattttttttattattattatgagtCAGTTTATTTTTCCTGGCTGCCAGAATATTTCTAAGTATGCTTTCTAAGTATGCTTGAAAAGATTTATTTAGTTTATGcagtatttaaatattttggttGAGTAAAGATACTGGACTTCTgccaattatttttaaattgtgttttttatttattcatgatatttcataccccttttattattattacaatatattattttaaaaattaaaatagtcagcaattttatttatttattattttaagttaagaAATTAGAGGACGTTACAacttggtatcaaagcatggtcCAGGGGATTTGCGCCACTCACGCCACGCTATACTCGTTCAGATTCACCGCAAGTTTGTAAGTTTTCAAgctattttaattgttttgaggTTTTGATGATTTGTTTATTGAGGTAAAGGTATAATATGTTTGTTCAGTAAAGTTATGTGCTTTTGCATTGAGATATCATGTGCGTTGGTCATGGTGGTCTGTTGGATTGTTTGAGAAAGATGTCAGAAATAGGACTCTCTCGCAGGAATAATGAAGGGGTTAACCGCAATACAGGGGAGCAGTTTCTAGAGGGCATGGCCCAGCTATTTCAGCAGTTGTCAGTGTTTCCCGAGGAGTCAGAGGTAGGCTACAGAGTGTCTGCCCCATCAGGGGAAGAGCTTCTTACTAATCGGGTGTTCTGAGGGATTATTCTAGAGTTGCAGGGTAATGCACTGACGGCTGATCTGATAGTGCTACCGATGCCAtactttgatattattttggGGATTGACTGGTTGAGCAAATATGGAGTAGTGATCGATTTCAGGAGAAGACTGGTGACAGTTAGACTACCTCAGGGAGGCCAGTTGACGTTTCAGGTAGTGCAGGGAGGCACACAGATTCGATCAGTGGCTTCTCTGAGAGCACATAATTTATCAGATGTTGCAGTGGTTAATGAGTTTTCAAAAGTGTTTCCTGATGATATTTCTGGACTACCACCAGACAGGGAGATCGAATTTTCCATTGATCTTGTACCAGGTGCAGTACCAGTATGTAAGGCTCCCTACAGATtagctcctacagagatgaagGAATTGAAAGATACAATTCAAGAGTTACTGGAAAAGGGATTCATACGCCAACTAGGGCGCACCAGTGATGTTCGTGAAGAAAATGGATGGAAGTATGCGGTTGTATGtatattgattacaggcagttgaacaAGCTAACAGTGAAGAATAAATACTCGTTGCCGAGAATTGGAGACTTGTTCGACCAGCTCGATGGGGCAGCAGTGTTTTCGAAGATAGATCTTCGTTCAGGGTACCACCAGTTGAGGATTAGAGAGGCAGACATCCATAAGACAATTTTCAGAAATCgctatggccactatgagttccTGGTTATGCCTTTCGTACTGACGAATGCTCATTCAGTGTTCATGGACATGATGAACCGAGTATTCCAGCCATACTTGGATCAGTTCGtgattgtattcattgatgacatcttgatctattccaagagTCGAGAGGAGCATGCCATACATCTGAGGACAGTGTTACAGATTTTGAGAGATAGGCAGCTGTTCACAAAATTCAGTAAATGTGACTTTTGGCTAGAGAAGGTGGCATTCTTGGGGCTTATTATCTCCCAAGAAGGAGTCGAGGTGGACCCAGCTAAGGTGGAAACAGTGAGGACTTGGTCAGTGCCTAAGACAGTTAGTGAGATACGCAGTTTCTTGGGATTGGCAGGTTACTACAGGCGATTCATTAAGGTATTCTCGAAGATGGCTCTACCTTTGACATCTTTAACGAGGAAAGGAGTCAAGTACTTGTGGAGTTCAGATTGCCAAAAGGGATTTGAGGGGTTAAACAAGCTTTGATCGAGGCTCCATTGTTAGCGATGTCATCTGGGCAGGGAGGTTATGTGTTGTACacccactacaagaaaaatgcacaaacacaacacttaaaagacaacgcttttaacgAAAAgggttgtctttttttaaaagacaacgcttttaatgaaaagcgttgtcgttatatgttttttgttcatcaaagacaacgcttattttaaaaagcgttgtgaatAAGCGTTTTTTtggggtcaaagacaacgcttttaaaaatgttgtctatgagcgtttttttccccatgtatcacaacactttttaaaaagtgttgtaaaaaaaatattatttttatttaaaataaaacataaaataaataatattttcttgGTCAATTAGATCCCCA comes from Henckelia pumila isolate YLH828 chromosome 4, ASM3356847v2, whole genome shotgun sequence and encodes:
- the LOC140865634 gene encoding uncharacterized protein isoform X1, with the translated sequence MLRGSPGLYSYAIFEYSKEHPGFNLNTTRIAFMLRKDKFHYMAVGDSRQRYMPLADNRLPGQGQALAYPEAVRLVDPVEPEFKGELVSAVFGNVPASRHPRRSNSEGKEPEHLGIQNTWLSLCT
- the LOC140865634 gene encoding uncharacterized protein isoform X3, which codes for MLRGSPGLYSYAIFEYSKEHPGFNLNTTRIAFMLRKDKFHYMAVGDSRQRYMPLADNRLPGQGQALAYPEAVRLVDPVEPEFKGELVSAVFGNVPASRHPRRSNSEGKEPEHLGIW
- the LOC140865634 gene encoding uncharacterized protein isoform X4 translates to MAVFTFTFSNLWKTAADVTLLLTWEDCKWIALYNFAVAAEESEDVHFSEYPCFVISENSHGITAREMWQEIKESVGLIYAGSDF
- the LOC140865634 gene encoding uncharacterized protein isoform X2 codes for the protein MLRGSPGLYSYAIFEYSKEHPGFNLNTTRIAFMLRKDKFHYMAVGDSRQRYMPLADNRLPGQGQALAYPEAVRLVDPVEPEFKGELVSAVFGNVPASRHPRRSNSEGKEPEHLGIV
- the LOC140865634 gene encoding uncharacterized protein isoform X5; translation: MAVFTFTFSNLWKTAADVTLLLTWEDCKWIALYNFAVAAEESEDVHFSEYPCFVISENSHGITAREMWQEIKEFAGSIKN